The following proteins are co-located in the Ramlibacter sp. genome:
- a CDS encoding winged helix-turn-helix transcriptional regulator, which produces MSIPPSRPAPVGAQGKPTLKDPQEIEDFLLYRLFRITHVGLRGTDDMYKRELGISRREWRLLAYLARTPDASLKALAADAGIDVVVASRTVADMHSRGLVDKRRSPGNKRLVCLRLTDDGVQIHGKAKLMAAAYNRELAECLTHDEASFLFELLTKLERQAALLTRDR; this is translated from the coding sequence GTGAGCATCCCACCCTCGCGCCCGGCGCCTGTCGGCGCACAAGGCAAGCCAACTCTGAAGGACCCGCAGGAAATCGAGGATTTCCTGCTGTACCGGCTTTTTCGTATCACGCACGTCGGCCTGCGTGGGACGGACGACATGTACAAGCGGGAACTCGGAATCTCCCGCCGCGAATGGAGGCTCCTGGCGTACCTCGCCCGCACGCCGGATGCGAGCCTGAAGGCCCTGGCGGCGGACGCGGGCATCGACGTGGTCGTGGCGAGCCGGACCGTCGCCGACATGCATTCGCGTGGGCTGGTGGACAAGCGACGCTCCCCGGGCAACAAACGCCTGGTGTGCCTGCGCCTGACCGACGACGGTGTCCAGATCCACGGCAAAGCCAAGCTGATGGCTGCGGCTTACAACCGTGAGCTCGCAGAGTGCCTGACCCACGACGAGGCGTCATTCCTCTTCGAACTGCTGACGAAGCTGGAGCGGCAGGCAGCTCTTCTCACTCGCGACAGGTAG